One Rhododendron vialii isolate Sample 1 chromosome 2a, ASM3025357v1 genomic region harbors:
- the LOC131314851 gene encoding transcription factor MYB15-like codes for MGHHSCCNQQKVKRGLWSPEEDEKLNRHITNHGHGCWSEVPDKAGLQRCGKSCRLRWINYLRPDIRRGRFTPEEEKLIISLHGAVGNRWAHIASHLPGRTDNEIKNYWNSWIKKKIRKPTAPSTANRPGAERRPEFGYPGNQVDFLNQNLATTKQPPPQDAPFSTPSPLFMFDNGSVLEGIRISDGNERADLFHHQPMESNPETWNMNQIQEVPVFPPLDTNYLPPLMESMVPMQVQASSMNEQREKMELECLKRQELNEWIVEVESQQCPKFPFWDHFDHQGPLVGEEVLAPTSSNLETILSSYPSLKGI; via the exons ATGGGACACCACTCTTGTTGCAATCAGCAGAAAGTGAAGAGAGGGCTTTGGTCACCTGAAGAAGATGAAAAACTCAATAGGCACATCACTAATCATGgccatggctgttggagtgAAGTCCCTGATAAAGCTG GGTTACAAAGATGCGGTAAGAGCTGTCGTCTGAGATGGATCAATTACTTGAGACCTGACATTCGAAGAGGGAGGTTTACACCGGAGGAAGAGAAGTTGATTATCAGCCTTCATGGTGCAGTTGGCAACAG ATGGGCTCACATTGCAAGTCACCTGCCAGGGAGAACAGACAATGAAATCAAGAACTACTGGAATTCTTGGATAAAAAAGAAGATCCGAAAGCCAACAGCACCTTCAACAGCTAACAGACCCGGTGCCGAACGTCGTCCCGAATTCGGTTACCCGGGAAACCAAGTGGATTTCCTAAACCAAAACTTGGCAACAACAAAGCAACCACCCCCTCAAGATGCCCCATTTTCCACTCCTAGCCCACTGTTTATGTTTGACAATGGTTCCGTACTCGAGGGGATTAGAATCTCGGACGGTAACGAAAGAGCAGATCTTTTTCATCACCAACCGATGGAATCGAATCCCGAAACTTGGAATATGAATCAAATACAAGAAGTTCCGGTGTTTCCCCCTCTGGACACGAATTACTTGCCGCCGTTGATGGAGAGCATGGTGCCCATGCAAGTGCAGGCTTCGAGTATGAATGAGCAAAGGGAGAAGATGGAGTTGGAGTGCTTGAAAAGACAAGAGTTGAATGAATGGATTGTTGAAGTTGAATCCCAACAGTGCCCAAAATTTCCATTTTGGGACCATTTTGATCATCAAGGACCACTGGTTGGAGAGGAAGTTCTTGCACCAACTTCATCAAACCTCGAAACCATATTATCTTCTTATCCTTCTTTAAAAGGTATATAA
- the LOC131314837 gene encoding probable polygalacturonase isoform X1 encodes MELSTRTQAFELLSVLLLLVLLSSLSVDGRKAQVHHYFEYSAMSCRAHSASLTDFGGVGDGTTLNTEAFRAAITHLSQFESDGGSQLFVPPGNWLTGSFNLTSHFTLYLDKDAVLLASQDVDDWAVIDPLPSYGRGRDTAGGRYISLIFGTNLTDVIITGENGTIDGQGALWWDKFHKGELQYTRPYLIEIMYSDNIQISNLTLVNSPSWNVHPVYSSNVIVQGLTILAPVTSPNTDGINPDSCLNTRIEDCYIVSGDDCVAVKSGWDEYGIAFGMPTKQLVIKRLTCISPFSAVIALGSEMSGGIQDVRAEDILAIKSESGVRIKTAVGRGGYVKDIYVRGMTMKTMKWAFWMTGDYGSHPDNNYDPNAIPVIENINYRDMVAENVTMAARLQGISGDPFTGICISNVTIEISKTSKKIPWNCSDVSGITSGVVPKPCDLLPDQGQFAECNFPTECLPIENVEVQTCSYRSKYL; translated from the exons ATGGAGTTATCAACAAGAACTCAA GCATTTGAGTTACTTTCAGTACTTCTGCTTCTGGTTTTGTTGAGTTCGCTCAGTGTTGATGGTCGGAAAGCTCAGGTGCACCACTACTTCGAGTACTCAGCTATGAGTTGCAGAGCTCACAGTGCATCATTGACGGATTTTGGTGGTGTTGGGGATGGAACAACACTGAATACAGAGGCTTTCAGGGCGGCGATAACCCATCTGAGCCAGTTTGAATCCGACGGTGGCTCGCAACTCTTTGTGCCTCCTGGAAATTGGTTGACAGGAAGCTTCAATCTCACCAGTCATTTCACTCTCTATCTTGATAAGGATGCTGTTCTTCTTGCTTCACAG GACGTGGACGATTGGGCTGTGATTGATCCCCTACCCTCCTATGGCCGAGGAAGGGACACTGCCGGTGGAAGATACATCAGTCTTATCTTTGGAACCAACCTCACTGATGTTATTATAACAG GGGAGAATGGCACCATTGATGGCCAAGGTGCTCTCTGGTGGGACAAGTTCCATAAGGGAGAGCTACAATACACCCGGCCTTACCTGATTGAGATCATGTACTCGGATAACATTCAAATTTCCAATCTTACTTTGGTTAATTCGCCATCATGGAATGTTCATCCAGTTTATAGCAG CAATGTCATTGTTCAAGGACTTACAATTCTTGCACCAGTCACTTCTCCAAACACTGATGGTATCAATCCAG ACTCGTGCTTAAATACCCGAATTGAAGACTGTTACATTGTATCCGGAGATGATTGTGTAGCTGTAAAGAGTGGCTGGGATGAGTACGGAATAGCTTTCGGTATGCCAACGAAACAACTCGTAATCAAACGGCTCACGTGCATTTCCCCATTTAGTGCAGTGATTGCACTAGGAAGCGAAATGTCGGGTGGGATCCAGGATGTAAGGGCCGAAGACATCCTAGCCATCAAGTCAGAATCAGGAGTAAGGATCAAAACTGCAGTCGGAAGAGGAGGGTACGTGAAGGACATATACGTGAGAGGAATGACTATGAAAACCATGAAATGGGCTTTTTGGATGACTGGAGATTATGGGTCCCATCCCGATAATAACTACGATCCCAATGCAATTCCTGTTATAGAGAATATCAATTACCGCGATATGGTTGCTGAGAATGTGACAATGGCTGCTAGGTTGCAGGGAATATCCGGTGATCCATTCACAGGAATTTGTATATCTAATGTGACCATTGAGATTTCTAAGACGTCGAAGAAAATTCCGTGGAATTGTTCTGATGTTTCTGGGATTACTAGTGGTGTCGTTCCTAAGCCATGTGACCTCTTGCCTGACCAAGGACAGTTTGCAGAATGTAATTTTCCGACGGAATGTCTGCCGATAGAGAATGTAGAAGTTCAGACTTGTTCCTACAGAAGTAAATATTTATGA
- the LOC131314837 gene encoding probable polygalacturonase isoform X2 — protein sequence MSCRAHSASLTDFGGVGDGTTLNTEAFRAAITHLSQFESDGGSQLFVPPGNWLTGSFNLTSHFTLYLDKDAVLLASQDVDDWAVIDPLPSYGRGRDTAGGRYISLIFGTNLTDVIITGENGTIDGQGALWWDKFHKGELQYTRPYLIEIMYSDNIQISNLTLVNSPSWNVHPVYSSNVIVQGLTILAPVTSPNTDGINPDSCLNTRIEDCYIVSGDDCVAVKSGWDEYGIAFGMPTKQLVIKRLTCISPFSAVIALGSEMSGGIQDVRAEDILAIKSESGVRIKTAVGRGGYVKDIYVRGMTMKTMKWAFWMTGDYGSHPDNNYDPNAIPVIENINYRDMVAENVTMAARLQGISGDPFTGICISNVTIEISKTSKKIPWNCSDVSGITSGVVPKPCDLLPDQGQFAECNFPTECLPIENVEVQTCSYRSKYL from the exons ATGAGTTGCAGAGCTCACAGTGCATCATTGACGGATTTTGGTGGTGTTGGGGATGGAACAACACTGAATACAGAGGCTTTCAGGGCGGCGATAACCCATCTGAGCCAGTTTGAATCCGACGGTGGCTCGCAACTCTTTGTGCCTCCTGGAAATTGGTTGACAGGAAGCTTCAATCTCACCAGTCATTTCACTCTCTATCTTGATAAGGATGCTGTTCTTCTTGCTTCACAG GACGTGGACGATTGGGCTGTGATTGATCCCCTACCCTCCTATGGCCGAGGAAGGGACACTGCCGGTGGAAGATACATCAGTCTTATCTTTGGAACCAACCTCACTGATGTTATTATAACAG GGGAGAATGGCACCATTGATGGCCAAGGTGCTCTCTGGTGGGACAAGTTCCATAAGGGAGAGCTACAATACACCCGGCCTTACCTGATTGAGATCATGTACTCGGATAACATTCAAATTTCCAATCTTACTTTGGTTAATTCGCCATCATGGAATGTTCATCCAGTTTATAGCAG CAATGTCATTGTTCAAGGACTTACAATTCTTGCACCAGTCACTTCTCCAAACACTGATGGTATCAATCCAG ACTCGTGCTTAAATACCCGAATTGAAGACTGTTACATTGTATCCGGAGATGATTGTGTAGCTGTAAAGAGTGGCTGGGATGAGTACGGAATAGCTTTCGGTATGCCAACGAAACAACTCGTAATCAAACGGCTCACGTGCATTTCCCCATTTAGTGCAGTGATTGCACTAGGAAGCGAAATGTCGGGTGGGATCCAGGATGTAAGGGCCGAAGACATCCTAGCCATCAAGTCAGAATCAGGAGTAAGGATCAAAACTGCAGTCGGAAGAGGAGGGTACGTGAAGGACATATACGTGAGAGGAATGACTATGAAAACCATGAAATGGGCTTTTTGGATGACTGGAGATTATGGGTCCCATCCCGATAATAACTACGATCCCAATGCAATTCCTGTTATAGAGAATATCAATTACCGCGATATGGTTGCTGAGAATGTGACAATGGCTGCTAGGTTGCAGGGAATATCCGGTGATCCATTCACAGGAATTTGTATATCTAATGTGACCATTGAGATTTCTAAGACGTCGAAGAAAATTCCGTGGAATTGTTCTGATGTTTCTGGGATTACTAGTGGTGTCGTTCCTAAGCCATGTGACCTCTTGCCTGACCAAGGACAGTTTGCAGAATGTAATTTTCCGACGGAATGTCTGCCGATAGAGAATGTAGAAGTTCAGACTTGTTCCTACAGAAGTAAATATTTATGA